The Pseudomonas sp. HR96 genome contains the following window.
AGCAGCAATTACGCGCTGTACGGGCAAATTTCCGAGCGCGTGATGTCGGTGATCGAGTCCATGGTGCCGGCACTGGAGATCTACTCCATTGACGAAGCCTTCGCGCTGCTGACCGGCGTACCGGGCAGCCTCGATGCGCTCGGGCGCACGCTGCGCGCTCGCATACTGCAATGCACCGGTATCCCGGTCGGTGTGGGCATCGCCAAAACCAAGACCCTGGCCAAGCTGGCCAACCACACGGCCAAGCGCCTTCAGCAGCAGACCGGGGGGGTGGTCGATATCTGCGATCCTTTCAAACGCGATTGGGTGCTGCGCAACACAGCTGTTGAAGAGGTGTGGGGTGTAGGCCGCAAGCTCAAGGCGCACTTGCAGGCCATGGGCATTCAGACCGCCATGGACCTGGCCAAGGCCGATGCGCGCACGCTGCGCATGAAATTCAGCGTGGTGTTGGAGAAAACGGCGCGCGAGCTCGCCGGCACACCGTGCCTGGAACTGGACGACCCCGACCCGCCGAAGCAGGAAATCTGCTGTAGCCGGATGTTTGGCAAACGGCTGACCGAGATCGAGCCGATCAAGGAGGCGGTGGCCACCTACGTCCAGCGCGCCGCCGAAAAGCTGCGGGCACAGAATTCACTCTGCAAGAAAATCCGCGTGAGCGTGCGCACAGGCATGTTCAATCCCGACGAAGCCAAGTACGCCAATGGCATCCTGGTCGAGCTGCCCTACCCCACCAATGACGTCCGACTGATCACCAAGGCCGCCGTCCAGGCCATCGACCATCTGTTCAGGCCTGGCTTTCGCTACAGCAAGGCCGAGGTGCTGCTGATGGATTTGCGGCAACCTGGTGAGTTCACCGACGATTTGTTTGCCACGTTGCAGCCGGTGGCCACCAACAAGCTGATGGGCGTCCTGGACGAAATTAACGGTCGTTGGGGACGCGGCACCCTGCGCGCAGCGAGCGTGCCGGCGAATCCTGACTGGGCCATGCGCCGCGAGCTCATGAGCCAGAGTTACACAACCAGGCTCGACCAGTTGTGGACCGTGAAGGCCAACTAACCAGGTAGCCGGGATATGCGACCGACCTACAGACCCTGGCGCAGGTCATATACACAGTGAGCCAACTCGATAAGCGAGGTTTGTATGTGTGGTCGATTCGTGATGTCCCGGTCCATGGAGGAATACGTCCAGGAGCTCGACCCGCAGGGTGACCTGTTCGCGAAAGTGGACAAGACGCCGATCAAGCGATTCAACGTGGCCCCAAGCACCGACGTCCAAGTGATCCACGTAGAGCCCGATGGCCTGCACATCAGTCCGATTCATTGGGGCTGGAAGCGCGAAGTCTCATGGCCTAAGCCCAGGGTGGTACAGCCGATCAATGCGCGTATTGAGACGATTGCCAAGGGCCGGTTCTACAAAACGCTCTTTCCAGAGCACCGAGCGCTGATACCCGCAGATGGCTGGTACGAATGGGTCCGTGACGACTTGGACGAAAAGAAGAAACAGCCGTTTTTCATTCGGCTGAAAACCCGTAAGCCCATGTTCTTTGCTGGCTTGGCCCAGGCCAAACCGGGTGCATCAGAGGACGAGCCACCGGGCTTTCTGATCATCACCAGCAACTCGGATTCCGGGATGCTCGATATCCATGATAGGAGGCCTGTTGTGCTGTCTCCCGAGCTTGCGCGTGAGTGGATTTCGCCAGGGCTAGGCAAAGATCGAGCGAAGGAGATTGCCCGAGATTACAGCCAGCCCGTGGAGGATTTTGAGTGGTTTCCGGTTTCCAAGGACGTAGGAAACGTGCGTAACAAAGGTGAATACCTTGTCAAGTCTCTAGATTGATTGCGTCATTGCGTCATTGCGTCATTGCGTTAAATTGTCTTGTGCAGAGTGTGGATCAGCGTTATCCTTCGTGGCGTCAATTAACGCAATGACTAAATGACTAAATGACGCAATGAAGCATTAACGCAATGACGCATTATGCGTCAGGATCTGGGGATGATATGGCACTTCGAATCGGTACGGCTTCGCAAAAAGGCGGCGTTTACAAGAGCGCAATTGCCAGGGCTCTTGCAACGACTTATGCGTCTGCAGGGTGGGCGGTAAAGATCTGTGACCTTGATATCGACCAGTCTACTTGCCATGACTGGAACCTTCGCCGTATCAAGGCTGGTATTGAACCGATGATCCGCGTCGAAACGTTTGGCACTTTTAGCCAAGCGCTGAAGGCATCAAGCTCGGATGACGTCGATCTGCTCATATTCGATGGTGGCCCCCAAGCGACCGCAGGTACCGTCGATATGGGTAAATCAGTTGACCTGATGATCCTCCCAACCGGACTCAGCTTGGATGACTTAACACCGACCGTACGTTTGGCTAACAGGCTGGTTGATAAGCATGGAATTTCGCCAGATCGTATCGCGTTGGCATTGGTTCGCGGCGGCGATAGCGATAAGGAAATTGTCGAAGCGCGCTCCTATCTATCGGCAACGCCCTATCATTTGCTCGCTGGTACTCTTTACGAGAAAGTTCTATACCGACGCGCTCATGATGCTGGTTTCTCTGTTACGGAAGTGACGCATAAGGGGCTACGTGACCAGGCAGATCGCTTGGTCCAATCAATCGTTGACCGATTAGCCTCGCTGCCGCAAAATGCGTGAAAGCGTTATTTAACGAAATGACGCATTAACGTTATGACGCAAAAGGAGTGTCTACAATGGCCGCCATCCCCAAACCGCCTGCACGGCTATCCGGCAAAGGCACACCACCGACCAGCGACATCCCATCAACGGTTGTGGGCAATAACACCGAGAAGCCAGAAGCGAAAAAAGAAGTGCCTATGAATCTGCGTGTCCCAGACGAATTCAAAAGGCGCGTAGACCAATTCGCCTTGGATCATCGGACAAGCGTTAAGAAAATTACCATGCAAGCCCTGGAAGAGTTGATGAACAGGGCAGGGGCCGGACAGTAGCCATATCGCAATTTTCGGAAAGCTCCTGGTTTGCGCATGCCGTATGTCAGCGTTAAAAAGTCAATGCGTTAAAGAGTCATTGCGTCAAATAACGCATGTTGAGATATTTCCTATGTACGATTCTCAGCCTCCTGTGATCGTGACTGAAACCGAAGCACTACGTCGTGATGCAGACCGCTATCGATGGCTGCGCGCTCATGCTGTGCGTATCCAGGGCAGTGAGGTTTGGTATGCGGGCGTGGCCTTGGATATCGCGTAGATGTAGGCCGTGACCATGTGGCCGAGCTGAAGAAGACTATCCAGGAGCCTAAAAAATTGTCGCGCAAGCGTCAAACTTGAATCCAGTTAAGGGTAGACACAATGCGGATGCTTGAACACGGACACGAATCCATTATTGATCAAGTGTCCAACTCAATTGTGCGAAGCGCTACAAGCCACAGCGTCGGCGCGCTCATGCGTGGTCATGGCTTGATAGCTATCTTGGTGATATCTGCAGCGCTGATCTGTGGTGTATGGCTTCTCAAGCGGGTTTTTTAGGCGACTAGGCGGCCCCGTCTGCCCGTCATTAAGACGGGATTTGATAGTACAGATCCGAGAAAAATCTAACATCCCGTCGCCCGTTCACCCAAGCCCCGTCCCTCGATGGGGCCGAGGACGTAGAAACGGGCCAATTTCGGCACGATCCAGTCGGACAACACCCAAGAGGGCAAAGCAAATGGCTGTGGTTATCGACACGTGCCAGCTGCCCGACCAGCGAGCCTACCGGCCCACTGGCGGCGGCCACCACCACGGTCTCGCCGGCTCGGGGCTTGCCGCTTTCCAATCGTTGCTCCCGCGCATTGCTGCTGTAGGTTCCGCGCTAGATGTGTTGGCCAGCGTCACTGATACGAGCGAGCGCGTGTCAGAGCCTAAGACACCAGAGCAGCAGGCTGCCATGCAGCAGGTGAACATCGAGCGTGGCAAATTGTATGAGGATTTGCTTACGTTACTGGTCAAGCCCCATGCCAAGCGTGCCGCTGAAGCTGCGGCGTTGCGGGCAGTTTTCGCCCAGGTATCCTGATGCCTCAAAGATCAGCCGCTCGCTCTCGAAACGCTCGAGGCTTACTTAGAAGACGCCGCGAATAGCCATTCCGACGTGCCTCGCCTGCGGGGGTTCCTGCAAGGTTTGTACGCCGGTAAGGCGCTGACATTTGAGGACTATTGCGAAGTTGATGCCCTCATCGTGTCGGCCTTCGATTTGTAAGGGAAAAGATTGCTATGAGCCTGAAACTACGGAAGCCCTTCCGTTTGCCGGTTCCGCAAGTAAGATCTGCTCAGCCGCTGGAGTCTGCTGCTCAACTCTTTTGACTTAACTGGACAGACAGCGCGCTGTGACTACCATGGGCAGACCTGCATGGCTAAGCGCTTTGCTGTGCTGTCGCCTGGGATATAGGAAAACCATGATCAAACGTCTGACGAAAATCGGATTTATTTGTTGCTTAGGTTCATCGGTAGTAAGCCTGGGTTTGGGAATTTGGTCCGTTACAGGATCGCCCGCCATGAGCGGCAAGCTCGTGATTTCAGGAGGTATTTTGTTGGCTTTGGCTGGGGTTTTGCAGCTTGAGGTTAGCAATTTCTTCCAGCGCATGTTTGCCGAATACTCAGATTTGGACCGGTATCCAGGATGGGCTCCATCGCACGTTGCACGACAGGCTATAGATAACCCTGACCGACCTATAGCGACTAAGGTACGGAATCTCTTTTTCTTTGACGTCCGCACGGCGTTATGGCTGATCATTGCGGGCACATTTCTGCAACTGATCGGCGTTTGGATCTAGATAGGTAAAGTGACGCTGAGTAGCAGTCTAGGACTGCAGATCAAACCGATAAGCGAGGCTTTCGCGTCACATACCTAAAGTGTCATAAGACTTGATAATCAATAGTAACCGAAGTAATGTCGGAGGAGGGCCACTTGCTGCCCGCCCCCTCCGCCGTATTGGCATGGTGAAAGCGAGGTTTACCCCCTAATGGTGATTCTCACCGGCAGGTCGCAATGGAGGGACGACACGCGTTGCGAGCCGGTATCTTGAGAACACATCATGACCACGATTGAAACGCTCAAATCGCAGGCCAAGCGTCTGCGCGCCCACCTGTCAGAAAGCAACATTCCCCTGACCCACAGCCAGGTTCTCGAAGCGGTTGCTGTCATGCATGGACATCGAGACTGGAACACTGCTTCAGCCATAGCTGGCCCACCTGCAGAGCCCGTTCAAGAGCGTCAGCCCGCAATATCACTCAAAGAATTTTTGAATGGGGTGATGCGACCTAGTGCAGACATTGGGCCGGCCGATGTGCAAATCGAAGGCACGTACAGACGCGGCTACCATCAATGCGCTGCTGAGCTCATGCACGTCATGCGAGGGCCCAAGCAGATTACTGCTGCCATGTTGGAGGAATGGGTAGAGGGGGCGGGAATGGAGTGGAGAAAAGACAAGCCACTGAATCGTATGATTTTGGCGCCAGGGTTTGTGGCTACCAGGGAGGAAAAATAGAAATAGATGCTGTTCAAGTTTTTGAATATCGAGGAGACGGCCCAGGCGCTTGTTGAATCATCAGCAACATTTTCGGCGAAATACAAGAGCCTTGGGGATGCCATCCAGTACTTGAAGCAGCAGTCTGTGGCACTTTATGAGCGAGAGTACGCTGAAGTCGAACATGCTGAATACGTCGCTGATGGTGTTCTACACGTTCCGATTTGGAGGGACGTTGGTGCTACCTACTGCGCGCTGTGCGCACCTAACCCTCCCAGAGGAGAGGAGTGGCCCATTAAATTCGTAACACCCGGTGCTGTGTACGTCGAAATCAATTTTTGGGCGTCTCTTCCCCTCAGCTGATCCCTGAGAACTGTGTCAGTCGGTGCCATAGGTCGTGACGTAGGTCGTGACGTAGGAAAAACCGGTTGACACCGGTGTCACCTTGTATATCCTTGTAGATGAGGACTGCAAACGCGCATTTCCAAGCTTGGCTTTCCAGTATTGGCCCCTTGGACTTTCGGCAGCGGTGAAACTGGTGCTCACCGACGTAGGGACAATCGATAGGCCACCTTCGTATGGCTACTTGACTCGGTTGAATTCTGACCCAAGAGACACGGAAACGAGTCTCGAAGCTAAAGAATTGCTGCGACTATGCCTCATGAATCAAAACAAAGCGGCCTCTGGGCCGCTTTTTTTATTCCTGCTTTTTTTCAATGACTCCTACCTGGATTCCTCTAGCTTTTGACGTACTTGTCCATGTGACAATCGAGTAATGAAATTTCAAGGTGCGATCGCCTTCGACGGGTTCCAGGACCAGCGTGCCTTCTGAGGTTCGTAAAATCGTGATGCGCTTCATGCTCGCTCTGTCATGGTTCGGATCGTGATAGATCTCGGCTCCTAGCACAATCAAGTTCGCAATGAATTGGGGAATGTCGTCTGCCTTGTGGCACCCTCGCTTCCGCAGCTCCTTTTTCTTCCCCTCCCAGATGTGTTGGATTCCGTACCCCGCTGCTGGGCGATTTGGTGCCTGGCGGTGAAAGCCACCCTTTAAGTAGATGACTGCTTCCGCCGAGTTAAAGCGGTCAATAGCAGGAATTACGCCAAAAACAGTGCCGCCATCGGGATGTGTAGCTAGTTGATTTTGCCCTAGCTTCAGAATTCCATTCATGCGGTACCTGGTGATGTAAAGGGTAGAGAAATATTATAAAAGCATTGCGACACGTAATGGTGCACGTCAATCGACGTTGGCCCTGAGCTCCTAAGCTGTTCAGGTCTACACTGTTAATGGCAGTGCAAGAAAGCTCAAAAGCGGCCTGCTCGATGTCCTTCCTGCATCAGAAGGGCCAATCCGTCGCTTGCCATAATTGCTTCAAATACAGAGAGTGCAGCGTGATTTGCCGCTACTGCTTCCGCCAGCGTAGAGGGAAGGGTGTAGCGGACATCAGTGGAGCAGTGGGATGACGCCACGATGTGGAGAGGTATTTCAATTCCATGCTTTTCATGCAGATTCTTCGCTAGCACCGCCAAATCATGTCCTATCTTGCGTACTTCTTTAGCATCTGTTCCTCCAATCGTTAAAAGGCCTTTCAGTGTTTTCTCAACCGCCTGCTGGACAGCCCACCTCGCTTGCCCATAGCTGTTAGTGAAGATTGCCTGGCATGAGCTATCAAAATCTCCTCGAGCCATTTGGAACAGAGGGGTTCTAGGCAAATTATTTCGCCACTCGATCGACCTCATGGCGAATATGTAGAAATTGAATAGGTCGACCAGCTCTGCATCAGTTATCCGGTCCACAAACCCTTGGGGTAGCTGGTCCACCAGGGTGAGCACGTTTACGCTAGGTACCCGTATCCCAGGAAGTCCATCCTCACCTGTGTTACCAAGATTCCGATCTAGAAAGAAATTCACAGTGCCAAAGAATTCGGCTATTCGTAGGCACCAGACGGTTCTGGCAAGCATCACAGGGACCTGACCCATTTCCATCGAGGTTTTGAGGCGCGGACCTAGGGTATCTTCATACCAGCGATAGGCTTTAGCCATGAGCACATCCCCTTTGTACCCAGGCTCGTCAGCCAAAGAGTCTGGCGGTAGAAAACTGCCTCCCCAGCCAAATGCTTCCCAGAGTTTGCGCCCGACATGGTAGGGGCGCTGATGAGGCTTTAAATCAGTTAAAGACAATTCAGCATCTACGGCGGTCATGAGTGCCTCGAAATCGGTGAGGTTTTCCGGATAGCTTGGCCAAGTGAATTTTTTGTCCATTTGATCTATCTCTCTCACGTCAATACTTGATTTTATAGGTCGGCGAATCCTCCGGCCTATTCTGCCGCCGATCGTAGATACGTGTTGTGCTGATGTTGGCATGTCCGAGCCATGCCTGAACCTTGGCGATATCGGCTTCGTGGT
Protein-coding sequences here:
- the umuC gene encoding translesion error-prone DNA polymerase V subunit UmuC, whose translation is MPTHEPVFALIDCNSFYASCERVFRPDLAKTPIVVLSNNDGCVIARSYDAKPFVKMGAPYFQIKDMLRKEGIVAFSSNYALYGQISERVMSVIESMVPALEIYSIDEAFALLTGVPGSLDALGRTLRARILQCTGIPVGVGIAKTKTLAKLANHTAKRLQQQTGGVVDICDPFKRDWVLRNTAVEEVWGVGRKLKAHLQAMGIQTAMDLAKADARTLRMKFSVVLEKTARELAGTPCLELDDPDPPKQEICCSRMFGKRLTEIEPIKEAVATYVQRAAEKLRAQNSLCKKIRVSVRTGMFNPDEAKYANGILVELPYPTNDVRLITKAAVQAIDHLFRPGFRYSKAEVLLMDLRQPGEFTDDLFATLQPVATNKLMGVLDEINGRWGRGTLRAASVPANPDWAMRRELMSQSYTTRLDQLWTVKAN
- a CDS encoding SOS response-associated peptidase family protein — its product is MCGRFVMSRSMEEYVQELDPQGDLFAKVDKTPIKRFNVAPSTDVQVIHVEPDGLHISPIHWGWKREVSWPKPRVVQPINARIETIAKGRFYKTLFPEHRALIPADGWYEWVRDDLDEKKKQPFFIRLKTRKPMFFAGLAQAKPGASEDEPPGFLIITSNSDSGMLDIHDRRPVVLSPELAREWISPGLGKDRAKEIARDYSQPVEDFEWFPVSKDVGNVRNKGEYLVKSLD
- a CDS encoding ParA family protein gives rise to the protein MALRIGTASQKGGVYKSAIARALATTYASAGWAVKICDLDIDQSTCHDWNLRRIKAGIEPMIRVETFGTFSQALKASSSDDVDLLIFDGGPQATAGTVDMGKSVDLMILPTGLSLDDLTPTVRLANRLVDKHGISPDRIALALVRGGDSDKEIVEARSYLSATPYHLLAGTLYEKVLYRRAHDAGFSVTEVTHKGLRDQADRLVQSIVDRLASLPQNA
- a CDS encoding glyoxalase superfamily protein; this encodes MTTIETLKSQAKRLRAHLSESNIPLTHSQVLEAVAVMHGHRDWNTASAIAGPPAEPVQERQPAISLKEFLNGVMRPSADIGPADVQIEGTYRRGYHQCAAELMHVMRGPKQITAAMLEEWVEGAGMEWRKDKPLNRMILAPGFVATREEK